From Homo sapiens chromosome 6, GRCh38.p14 Primary Assembly, the proteins below share one genomic window:
- the NFKBIE gene encoding NF-kappa-B inhibitor epsilon, whose protein sequence is MSEARKGPDEAEESQYDSGIESLRSLRSLPESTSAPASGPSDGSPQPCTHPPGPVKEPQEKEDADGERADSTYGSSSLTYTLSLLGGPEAEDPAPRLPLPHVGALSPQQLEALTYISEDGDTLVHLAVIHEAPAVLLCCLALLPQEVLDIQNNLYQTALHLAVHLDQPGAVRALVLKGASRALQDRHGDTALHVACQRQHLACARCLLEGRPEPGRGTSHSLDLQLQNWQGLACLHIATLQKNQPLMELLLRNGADIDVQEGTSGKTALHLAVETQERGLVQFLLQAGAQVDARMLNGCTPLHLAAGRGLMGISSTLCKAGADSLLRNVEDETPQDLTEESLVLLPFDDLKISGKLLLCTD, encoded by the exons ATGTCGGAGGCGCGGAAGGGGCCGGACGAGGCGGAGGAGAGCCAGTACGACTCTGGCATTGAGTCTCTGCGCTCTCTGCGCTCCCTACCCGAGTCCACCTCGGCTCCAGCCTCCGGGCCCTCGGACggcagcccccagccctgcaCCCATCCTCCGGGACCCGTCAAGGAACCACAGGAGAAGGAAGACGCGGATGGGGAGCGGGCTGATTCCACCTATGGCTCCTCCTCGCTCACCTACACCCTGTCCTTGCTGGGGGGCCCCGAGGCTGAGGACCCGGCCCCACGCCTGCCACTCCCCCACGTGGGGGCGCTGAGCCCTCAGCAGCTGGAAGCACTCACTTACATCTCCGAGGACGGAGACAC GCTGGTCCACCTGGCAGTGATTCATGAGGCCCCAGCGGTGCTGCTCTGTTGCCTGGCTTTGCTGCCCCAGGAGGTCCTGGACATTCAAAATAACCTTTACCAG ACAGCACTCCATCTGGCTGTACATCTGGACCAACCGGGCGCAGTTCGGGCACTGGTGCTGAAGGGGGCCAGCCGGGCACTACAGGACCGGCATGGTGACACAGCCCTTCATGTGGCCTGCCAGCGCCAGCACTTGGCCTGTGCCCGCTGCCTGCTGGAAGGGCGGCCAGAGCCAGGCAGAGGAACATCTCACTCTCTGGACCTCCAGCTGCAAAACTGGCAAG GTCTGGCTTGTCTCCACATTGCCACCCTTCAGAAGAACCAACCACTCATGGAATTGCTGCTTCGGAATGGAGCTGACATTGATGTGCAG GAGGGCACCAGTGGTAAGACAGCGCTGCACCTGGCTGTGGAAACCCAAGAGCGGGGCCTGGTACAGTTCCTGCTCCAGGCTGGTGCCCAGGTAGATGCCCGCATGCTGAACGGGTGCACACCCCTGCACCTGGCAGCTGGCCGGGGTCTCATGGGCATCTCATCCACTCTGTGCAAGGCGGGTGCTGACTCCCTGCTGCGGAATGTGGAGGATGAGACGCCCCAGGACCTGACTGAGGAA TCCCTTGTCCTTTTGCCCTTTGATGACCTGAAGATCTCAGGGAAACTGCTGCTGTGTACCGACTGA